In Chitinophaga oryzae, the sequence CATTTTCGCGGGGCACCTGTCCGGGACCCATGCGCATATTAGGGCCGCAGTTGGTGCCGATGAACCAGTAACCGCCATGCCTGAACGAAAATGTTTCGCTGCCGAATACGCGGCGGAAAGTGTTGCCACCGCTTTCAGACCATTTGGTGTCGTGGTTTCCGGGGATGATGTACCAGGGTTTGTTGAGGCTGTCGAGCAGCCGTTTGGCGAGTTGCAGTTCTTCATCCGCGCCGAATTCGGTGATGTCTCCCGAGATGATCACAAAAGCGACGGACGGGTCCTGATTGATGTCGGCCACGCTGCGCTGTACGTCTTCGGCAGCATGATCGCTGCCCACGTGGATATCTGTCATCAGCGCAAATTTGAAAGTGTTTTGAGCCATTGTCACTGTCCGGCATAGGATAAGCACAGCCACGGTGCTCAGCAGGAAAAAATGTTTCATCATTTATTCTTTAGGTGCATAGTATTTGGTTTTTTCCAGCCAGGAGTTAAAGACAGTATAGAACACCGCCAGGATAATGGCGCCTTTGAACATGCCTGTGAATCCCCATGCGATCATGCCGCCGATAACTCCGAGGAAAAGCACAAGAAACGGAAGTTTTCCGCTTTTTGCAATGAGCACCGGTTTTAAAACACCATCCAGTACTAAAACACCGGCGCCGTAGATGGCGAGGAAGAGGGCCCAGCCGGTATGTCCCTGCACCGCCATCCAGATGACGAGGGGTATCCATACCCATAGCGGTCCTACCTGTATCAGCACCAGGAAGTAGACAACGGCTGCCAGCGCCAGCGCGAACGGGATGCCGGCTATCTTAAAACCTATCCACGAAACAACGGCCGCCGCCAGTGCCGTGCCCATCACGCCGATGGAAACACCTTTTACAGCCTGTGCTGTGGCTGCCAGCAGGGCGTAACCGTCCTTGTCGCCGAACATATGGGTCATGGTGGCGCGTACCGGCCGCATCAGCCGGTCGCCGCTTACAAGGAAAATGGCAGAAACGATAATGCCCAGCACCACCTGTAGCGCCATTCCCAGGATGCCTACCCCTGTAGTCACCACACGGTGTATACTATGCATGATCTGTCGTTCGTAGATGCTGGCCGTTTCCCTGGGCCGCAGCTGCAGCTCGTGCCAGAACTCCGACACCTCCTTGCCCGCCAGCGGCA encodes:
- a CDS encoding AI-2E family transporter; this encodes MSTRIPSTSRRIIETIIVLLLLLGLMYALYDVLKVFFGVFTFAIIFSVSLFGLYEKSVVWLGGRRKLAAVIYSVLLVAVVALPFAYAVSTVNDHLKEIGYWLESAKDEGIPDLPAWITNLPLAGKEVSEFWHELQLRPRETASIYERQIMHSIHRVVTTGVGILGMALQVVLGIIVSAIFLVSGDRLMRPVRATMTHMFGDKDGYALLAATAQAVKGVSIGVMGTALAAAVVSWIGFKIAGIPFALALAAVVYFLVLIQVGPLWVWIPLVIWMAVQGHTGWALFLAIYGAGVLVLDGVLKPVLIAKSGKLPFLVLFLGVIGGMIAWGFTGMFKGAIILAVFYTVFNSWLEKTKYYAPKE